The Chryseobacterium geocarposphaerae genome window below encodes:
- a CDS encoding ExbD/TolR family protein, translating to MAEVQVQEKGAKGGKVRSKKQSTRVDMTPMVDLGFLLITFFMFTTTFSKPNVMDLGLPAKPKEKDKKPPPTEIKLSNSISLLLGKDNKIFWHQQDNTSLTDQNLNETTFDREGIRKVIEQAKANAADKTKFTVIIKPTDDAVYKNFVDILDEMAITKSEQYGVTDLKPWEKAIYDRKVGNTGAAAAPATK from the coding sequence ATGGCAGAAGTACAAGTACAGGAAAAGGGCGCCAAAGGCGGCAAGGTACGCTCCAAGAAGCAGAGTACCAGAGTCGATATGACTCCGATGGTGGACTTAGGGTTTCTATTGATTACCTTCTTTATGTTCACAACTACATTCTCTAAACCGAATGTAATGGATTTGGGTCTTCCGGCAAAACCGAAAGAAAAAGATAAAAAACCACCTCCAACAGAAATTAAACTTTCTAACTCTATCTCTTTACTATTAGGTAAAGACAACAAGATTTTCTGGCATCAGCAAGACAATACGTCTTTAACTGATCAGAATCTTAATGAAACTACTTTTGACAGAGAAGGAATTAGAAAAGTAATTGAGCAGGCAAAAGCAAACGCGGCAGATAAAACTAAGTTTACTGTAATTATTAAGCCGACTGACGATGCTGTATATAAAAACTTTGTAGATATTCTTGATGAAATGGCGATTACTAAGAGTGAGCAGTACGGGGTTACTGATCTTAAACCTTGGGAAAAAGCAATTTACGATAGAAAAGTTGGTAACACTGGAGCTGCTGCAGCACCGGCTACAAAGTAA
- the leuS gene encoding leucine--tRNA ligase, which yields MFYDHQQIEKKWQKYWEDNQTYKTSNNTDKPKFYVLDMFPYPSGAGLHVGHPLGYIASDIYARYKRHQGFNVLHPVGYDSFGLPAEQYAIQTGQHPAITTEQNITRYEEQLRKIGFSFDWSREVRTSDPSYYKWTQWIFIELFHSWYNKDTDKAESISTLVKRFEEKGTEGLNANQNDELNFTAEEWKEASEMDKEDILLNYRLAYRAETTVNWCPALGTVLANDEVKDGKSERGGFPVFQKKMMQWSMRISAYSERLLQGLKTLDWPQPLKDSQEYWIGKSQGAQVKFNVEGHDEIVEVFTTRPDTIFGATFMVLAPENPLVETITTTEQKAEVDTYIEETSKKSERDRMSDVKNVSGAFTGSYALNPFSGERMPIYISDYVLMGYGTGAVMAVPAHDERDHRFAKKFNLEIKKVVETDEDVQEASFDSKDSVCVNSDFLNGLNYNDAKAKIISEIENKGIGHGTTNYRQRDAIFSRQRYWGEPVPIYYKDGMPYTLPTSALPLELPEVEKYLPTEDGDPPLGNAKTFAWDEANQKVVDTNLIDEKTVFPLELSTMPGWAGSSWYFLRYMDPNDDKVFVKKELADYWGQVDLYIGGSEHATGHLLYSRFWNMFLKDRGFINHDEPFQKLINQGMILGMSAFVYRIDGTNKYVSENLAKDYTTQAIHVDVSLLKGTSDELDTEAFKAWRPDYADAEFILEDGKYITGREVEKMSKSKYNVVNPDDICAEYGADGLRLYEMFLGPLEQSKPWNTQGLSGVYGFLKKFWNLYFDGDTFSVSDEEPTKAEYKILHTLIKKVVYDIENFSFNTSVSSFMIAVNELQKIKCNKRNILEPLAVIISPYAPHICEELWSLLGHTESIEFEKFPVLNEDYLIEDEIEYPVSVNGKMKFKISLSAQLSAKEVEEAALQNEKMVQILEGKTPKKIIVVPHKIVNVVI from the coding sequence GTGTTTTACGATCATCAGCAGATAGAAAAAAAGTGGCAGAAATACTGGGAAGATAACCAAACATACAAGACTTCCAATAATACAGACAAACCAAAATTTTATGTTCTCGATATGTTTCCGTATCCATCAGGTGCAGGGCTTCACGTAGGTCACCCGCTTGGATATATTGCTTCCGATATTTATGCGAGATATAAAAGACATCAGGGTTTCAATGTGCTTCACCCGGTTGGTTATGACAGTTTCGGGCTTCCTGCTGAACAGTATGCAATCCAGACAGGACAACATCCTGCGATTACGACTGAACAAAACATTACAAGGTACGAAGAGCAGTTAAGAAAAATCGGCTTTTCATTCGACTGGAGCAGAGAAGTAAGAACTTCCGATCCTTCTTATTATAAATGGACGCAGTGGATTTTCATTGAATTATTCCATTCATGGTATAATAAAGATACAGATAAAGCGGAGTCTATTTCAACTTTAGTTAAACGTTTTGAAGAAAAAGGAACAGAAGGACTAAATGCCAATCAGAACGACGAGTTGAATTTCACGGCAGAAGAATGGAAAGAAGCTTCTGAAATGGATAAAGAAGATATTCTTTTAAATTATCGTTTAGCTTATAGAGCGGAAACAACGGTGAACTGGTGCCCTGCATTGGGAACGGTTTTAGCCAACGATGAGGTAAAAGACGGAAAATCTGAAAGAGGAGGTTTTCCTGTTTTCCAAAAGAAAATGATGCAGTGGAGCATGAGAATTTCTGCTTACTCTGAAAGATTATTGCAAGGTCTAAAAACATTAGACTGGCCACAACCGTTGAAAGATTCTCAGGAATACTGGATCGGAAAATCTCAGGGAGCACAAGTGAAATTCAATGTTGAAGGTCATGATGAAATCGTTGAGGTGTTCACAACAAGACCTGATACAATCTTTGGAGCAACTTTTATGGTATTGGCTCCGGAAAACCCTTTAGTGGAAACAATTACTACGACAGAACAAAAAGCTGAAGTAGATACGTATATTGAAGAAACTTCCAAAAAATCTGAAAGAGACAGAATGTCTGACGTGAAAAACGTTTCAGGTGCTTTCACGGGAAGTTATGCTTTGAACCCCTTCAGTGGCGAAAGAATGCCGATCTATATTTCAGATTATGTTTTGATGGGCTACGGAACGGGAGCTGTAATGGCTGTTCCTGCACATGATGAACGTGATCACAGATTTGCAAAGAAATTTAATTTGGAAATTAAAAAAGTAGTGGAAACTGACGAAGATGTTCAGGAAGCTTCTTTTGATTCTAAAGATTCGGTTTGTGTAAATTCTGATTTCTTAAATGGTCTTAATTATAATGATGCGAAAGCAAAAATAATTTCAGAAATCGAAAACAAAGGAATCGGTCACGGAACTACCAATTACAGACAACGTGATGCGATTTTCTCAAGACAAAGATATTGGGGAGAACCGGTTCCTATATATTATAAGGATGGAATGCCTTACACGTTGCCAACTTCCGCATTGCCTTTGGAACTTCCTGAAGTTGAAAAATATTTGCCAACGGAAGACGGAGATCCACCATTGGGAAATGCAAAAACATTTGCCTGGGACGAAGCGAACCAAAAAGTTGTGGATACGAATTTAATTGATGAAAAAACGGTTTTCCCGTTAGAATTATCTACAATGCCGGGTTGGGCAGGAAGTTCTTGGTACTTCCTTAGATATATGGATCCGAATGATGATAAGGTTTTTGTTAAAAAAGAATTGGCAGATTATTGGGGGCAGGTGGATTTATATATTGGGGGTAGCGAGCACGCAACTGGACATTTATTATATTCCCGTTTTTGGAATATGTTCTTAAAAGACAGAGGATTTATTAATCATGATGAGCCTTTCCAAAAATTGATCAATCAGGGAATGATTTTGGGAATGAGTGCTTTTGTGTACAGAATAGATGGTACTAATAAATATGTATCTGAAAATTTGGCAAAAGATTACACAACTCAAGCAATCCACGTTGATGTATCTTTATTAAAAGGAACTTCTGATGAATTGGATACTGAAGCCTTCAAAGCTTGGAGACCGGATTACGCTGATGCAGAATTTATTTTAGAAGACGGAAAGTACATTACAGGCCGTGAAGTAGAAAAAATGTCTAAATCTAAATACAATGTAGTAAATCCTGATGATATCTGTGCGGAATATGGAGCAGACGGATTGAGATTGTATGAAATGTTCTTAGGTCCATTGGAACAATCCAAGCCTTGGAACACACAGGGACTAAGCGGGGTTTATGGTTTCCTTAAAAAATTCTGGAATCTGTATTTTGATGGAGATACTTTCTCCGTTTCGGACGAAGAGCCTACAAAAGCAGAATATAAAATTTTGCATACCTTAATAAAGAAAGTGGTTTACGACATTGAAAACTTCTCTTTCAATACTTCTGTATCTTCATTTATGATCGCTGTAAATGAATTACAAAAAATAAAATGTAACAAACGCAATATTTTAGAACCTTTAGCCGTTATCATTTCGCCTTATGCTCCCCATATCTGTGAAGAGCTTTGGAGCTTATTAGGTCATACTGAGTCGATCGAATTTGAGAAATTCCCTGTATTGAACGAAGATTACCTGATAGAAGATGAAATTGAATACCCGGTAAGTGTGAATGGAAAAATGAAGTTTAAAATTTCACTTTCTGCTCAGCTTTCTGCAAAAGAAGTTGAAGAAGCAGCGCTTCAGAACGAAAAAATGGTACAGATATTGGAGGGTAAAACACCTAAAAAAATCATTGTAGTACCTCACAAAATTGTGAATGTTGTGATTTAA
- a CDS encoding tetratricopeptide repeat protein, with translation MKDIMIMNVKKIALGAAVVFFTSFATAQTLQDGINSIDSDKFAQAKTNFTQMIAKEPTAVNYFYLGNTFLRQGEPDFAAATESFNKGLAADPKSYLNKIGLATVKLGKGDKSAIAEIQKVVADSKEKDAEVLFRAAEALTLFEKNNAPDLAIDYLNKAVEKAQKKGVPAYYYYTLGDAYRLKKIPGDAMTAYDKALPLATNKASVYTRIGTLWMAAQQWQQAKTSIEKAIATDPSYAPAYKAMAAYNIRYQQNGKATQDLINYTKYADEDPYTQLEISKLYFTNEDYANSKQVLDKIFDKINDPIKFKLRAYQLFAEGNYAEAKQNMDNFVSQAEKSRIQPADQGLQGLIAAGLAKTEKDAAKKTALTNEAQQKIAIAKAAKDETMKWDVELMKISGGGASQAAVDAGPTNPTIEALKKQVAANAQDSDALFKLATAYQDVKNWNGAIATWQKMSALLPDWAPAYYSLGYSYQQAGNNDSAKMAYEKFINTVKPADQEANKQTLAYAYFAVAYMSKDSDLAKAKDYVAKSVQLDPTYQDAVKLNAEINK, from the coding sequence ATGAAAGATATAATGATTATGAATGTAAAAAAGATTGCTTTAGGAGCAGCAGTGGTATTTTTTACCAGCTTTGCAACAGCACAGACGTTGCAGGATGGTATTAATAGTATAGACAGTGATAAGTTTGCTCAGGCAAAGACAAACTTCACTCAAATGATTGCTAAAGAACCTACTGCAGTAAACTATTTTTACTTAGGGAATACTTTCCTTAGACAAGGTGAGCCCGATTTTGCGGCGGCTACTGAAAGTTTTAATAAAGGTTTAGCTGCTGATCCTAAGAGTTATTTGAACAAAATAGGTTTGGCTACAGTTAAATTAGGGAAAGGAGATAAGTCTGCAATTGCTGAAATTCAAAAAGTTGTTGCTGATTCTAAAGAAAAAGATGCGGAAGTTCTTTTCAGAGCAGCTGAAGCTTTAACCTTATTTGAAAAAAATAATGCACCTGATCTTGCCATAGATTATCTGAATAAGGCTGTTGAAAAAGCACAGAAAAAAGGAGTTCCTGCATATTATTACTATACATTAGGAGATGCTTACAGATTGAAAAAAATTCCTGGTGATGCAATGACTGCTTATGATAAAGCTTTGCCGCTTGCAACAAATAAAGCCTCTGTTTACACCAGAATAGGGACTTTGTGGATGGCAGCTCAGCAATGGCAACAAGCTAAAACAAGTATTGAAAAGGCAATTGCTACAGATCCTTCTTATGCACCTGCATACAAGGCAATGGCGGCTTACAATATCAGATACCAGCAAAATGGGAAAGCAACTCAGGACCTTATCAACTATACAAAATATGCAGATGAAGATCCATATACTCAGCTAGAAATTTCAAAACTTTATTTTACAAATGAAGATTATGCAAACTCTAAGCAGGTTTTAGATAAAATCTTTGATAAGATTAATGATCCTATCAAATTTAAATTAAGAGCATATCAGTTGTTCGCGGAGGGTAATTATGCAGAAGCTAAACAAAATATGGACAATTTTGTATCTCAGGCTGAGAAATCAAGAATTCAACCTGCAGATCAGGGACTACAAGGTCTTATTGCAGCTGGATTAGCAAAGACTGAAAAAGATGCTGCTAAGAAAACAGCTTTGACAAATGAAGCACAACAAAAAATTGCAATTGCTAAAGCGGCAAAAGATGAAACAATGAAATGGGATGTGGAGTTGATGAAAATTTCAGGTGGAGGAGCTTCACAAGCTGCTGTAGATGCGGGGCCAACAAACCCAACTATTGAGGCTCTTAAAAAGCAAGTAGCGGCAAATGCACAAGATTCAGATGCTTTGTTTAAATTGGCAACAGCTTATCAGGATGTTAAAAACTGGAATGGGGCGATTGCTACATGGCAGAAAATGAGTGCTCTTCTTCCAGACTGGGCTCCAGCTTATTATAGCCTAGGATATTCTTATCAGCAGGCAGGAAATAATGATTCTGCAAAAATGGCTTATGAGAAATTCATTAATACAGTAAAGCCGGCAGATCAGGAAGCAAATAAGCAAACTCTTGCTTATGCGTATTTTGCAGTAGCATATATGAGTAAAGACTCAGATTTAGCAAAAGCAAAAGATTATGTTGCTAAATCCGTTCAATTGGATCCTACTTATCAGGATGCTGTGAAATTGAATGCTGAGATCAATAAATAA
- a CDS encoding PstS family phosphate ABC transporter substrate-binding protein: protein MNNSLKIALIIVITILSGCSKKKESSPSYNKGDLTILTDESFQSVTEALADGYMINYPETKLKVETKKEDLGFLDLLNGKARIVVMSKELSPDEIKEYEKQVELKFLPAKFAADAVIFVVPNTSSKESVSMDEIEKGLQSEEKEFIFDGTNSSNLNFVAQKLHKQPKDLKFSVIPGSKNLIEELNKYPNKIGVIGLNTFSRPYDKASIELRNKVKILKVESKGQLYAPDYSGMREMKYPFTRILYFLANEGNFNIANGFIRFSCTQLGQMIVQKEGLQPYNIYKREVQMR from the coding sequence ATGAATAATTCTCTTAAAATAGCTTTAATAATTGTTATAACTATTCTTTCAGGGTGTTCAAAGAAAAAAGAAAGTTCACCATCTTACAATAAAGGAGACCTTACCATTCTTACCGACGAATCGTTCCAAAGTGTTACCGAAGCTTTGGCGGATGGTTATATGATCAATTATCCCGAAACTAAATTAAAGGTTGAGACTAAAAAGGAAGATTTAGGATTTCTTGATTTGTTAAATGGTAAAGCGAGAATCGTTGTAATGTCGAAAGAACTTTCTCCTGACGAAATAAAAGAATATGAAAAACAGGTTGAATTAAAGTTTCTGCCGGCAAAGTTCGCGGCAGATGCAGTCATATTTGTTGTTCCCAATACATCGTCTAAAGAATCTGTTTCTATGGATGAAATTGAAAAAGGCTTACAGTCAGAAGAAAAAGAATTTATTTTTGATGGAACCAATTCAAGTAACCTGAATTTTGTGGCTCAAAAGCTTCATAAACAGCCAAAAGATTTAAAATTTTCAGTCATTCCGGGAAGTAAAAATCTAATTGAAGAATTGAATAAATATCCTAATAAAATAGGAGTTATTGGACTGAATACATTCAGCCGTCCTTATGATAAAGCTTCCATAGAATTAAGAAATAAAGTTAAAATTCTGAAGGTAGAAAGTAAAGGGCAGCTTTATGCGCCGGATTATTCAGGTATGAGAGAGATGAAATATCCTTTTACCCGAATTTTGTACTTCTTAGCAAACGAGGGCAATTTTAATATAGCGAATGGATTTATACGATTTTCTTGCACGCAGTTAGGACAAATGATTGTTCAAAAAGAAGGACTGCAACCTTATAATATCTACAAAAGAGAGGTGCAAATGCGTTAA
- a CDS encoding MotA/TolQ/ExbB proton channel family protein, with the protein MEMNVSKNDEQVVAKKAGGLNPAVIIPIILAIGICIYLFVLGSPGNFKDAEKLGGASVAFSDVEGKDIHPDSFLGIIYKGGVIVPILITFMLTVIVFSFERFFVLGKAAGKGNLDNFVVQVRSLLNQNKIDAALEECDRQEGSVGNVVKEGLTTYKALAHDTTLNKEQKMVALNKAIEEATTLEMPMLEKNMMILSTLGTVATLVALLGTVIGMIKAFFALGSGGGTPDAAALSTGISEALINTALGIGTSAIAIILYNFFTSKIDGLTYKIDEIAMSIQQSFAEFN; encoded by the coding sequence ATGGAAATGAATGTTTCAAAAAATGATGAGCAAGTAGTTGCTAAAAAAGCAGGAGGTTTAAACCCGGCTGTTATTATTCCTATCATCTTAGCAATAGGAATTTGTATTTATTTATTCGTTTTGGGTAGCCCTGGAAACTTTAAAGATGCTGAAAAACTTGGTGGAGCGTCTGTAGCTTTTTCAGATGTTGAAGGAAAAGACATTCATCCAGATTCGTTCTTGGGAATTATCTACAAAGGAGGGGTTATCGTACCTATCTTGATTACTTTCATGCTTACTGTAATCGTTTTCTCTTTTGAAAGATTCTTCGTTTTAGGTAAAGCTGCTGGAAAAGGAAACTTGGATAACTTCGTAGTACAAGTAAGAAGCTTACTAAACCAAAACAAAATCGATGCAGCTTTAGAAGAGTGCGACAGACAAGAAGGTTCTGTTGGTAACGTAGTAAAAGAAGGTCTTACTACTTATAAAGCTCTAGCTCACGATACAACATTAAACAAAGAGCAAAAAATGGTAGCGCTTAACAAAGCGATCGAAGAGGCTACAACTCTTGAAATGCCAATGTTGGAGAAAAATATGATGATCCTTTCTACTTTAGGTACTGTTGCAACATTAGTAGCACTATTAGGTACGGTAATCGGGATGATCAAGGCGTTCTTCGCATTAGGTTCTGGAGGTGGTACTCCTGACGCGGCTGCACTTTCTACTGGTATCTCTGAAGCTTTGATCAACACAGCATTAGGTATTGGTACTTCAGCTATCGCTATCATCCTTTATAACTTCTTTACTTCTAAAATTGACGGATTAACTTATAAGATCGACGAGATCGCTATGAGCATCCAGCAGTCTTTCGCTGAATTCAACTAA
- a CDS encoding deoxyuridine 5'-triphosphate nucleotidohydrolase, with amino-acid sequence MEYSKEFKAAISNFSSAEKDRLIFRLLKKDKLLSKKLYFELIDPENTDQKRTQMEENIREKLMLLNKYLSNHKYYLMHIRKISSEITEHVKVTTDKYGEVSLNLFLVNEILENNDQLNALRFDNVYKLYLYLINKITKSFTLTKKLDEDYWMEIDEYLREIRQKITHNHYLKKLCENNGVNLNWFATEKIPANIDQIVKDLKTQGFLR; translated from the coding sequence ATGGAATATTCAAAAGAATTCAAAGCTGCCATTAGCAACTTCTCTTCTGCGGAAAAAGACCGTTTAATTTTCAGGCTGCTGAAAAAGGATAAGCTGCTTTCAAAAAAATTATATTTTGAGCTTATTGATCCGGAAAATACAGACCAGAAAAGAACGCAGATGGAGGAAAACATCCGTGAAAAGCTAATGCTTTTAAATAAGTATTTATCAAATCATAAATACTATCTGATGCATATCCGAAAAATAAGCAGCGAAATTACAGAACATGTAAAGGTAACGACAGATAAATACGGAGAGGTTTCCCTGAATCTTTTTCTGGTAAATGAAATTTTAGAAAACAATGACCAATTAAATGCTCTTCGATTTGATAATGTATACAAACTCTATCTTTATCTCATTAATAAAATTACTAAAAGCTTCACCTTAACTAAAAAATTAGATGAAGATTACTGGATGGAAATCGATGAATATTTAAGAGAAATACGGCAAAAAATAACACACAATCATTATCTGAAAAAACTGTGTGAAAACAATGGGGTAAATCTTAATTGGTTTGCTACAGAGAAAATCCCGGCGAACATTGATCAGATCGTAAAAGATCTTAAAACACAGGGATTTCTACGATGA
- a CDS encoding ExbD/TolR family protein: MARVKPKRHGVVTDMTAMCDVAFLLLTFFILTTQFKKPDVEQIKPPSSISEKLLPDASLMTINATPDGKFYFQPVENASERLQLLDNMGKKYGITFDNKQKAAFQKVQAIGVPMNQLKSYLDLPDDEQKNFKSPTGIPMDSTNKQLVDWVQQSLSVNPDYKLAIKGDVTTKYPKVKSLFEGLRDIDFLKFWLITSQEGKPNE, encoded by the coding sequence ATGGCGAGAGTCAAACCAAAAAGACATGGAGTAGTTACGGATATGACGGCAATGTGTGACGTTGCGTTCCTACTACTTACGTTCTTTATCTTGACCACTCAGTTCAAAAAACCTGACGTGGAGCAGATCAAACCGCCATCTTCAATATCAGAGAAGTTACTTCCTGATGCAAGTTTGATGACCATCAACGCTACTCCGGACGGAAAATTTTATTTCCAGCCGGTAGAAAATGCATCTGAGAGATTACAGCTTTTGGACAACATGGGGAAAAAGTATGGAATTACTTTTGACAACAAACAAAAAGCTGCATTCCAAAAAGTACAAGCGATTGGGGTTCCTATGAACCAACTTAAGAGCTATCTTGATTTGCCAGATGACGAGCAAAAGAATTTCAAGAGTCCTACAGGGATTCCTATGGATAGTACAAATAAACAATTAGTGGACTGGGTACAACAAAGTTTAAGTGTTAATCCTGATTACAAATTAGCAATTAAGGGTGACGTTACAACTAAATATCCTAAAGTTAAAAGTTTATTTGAAGGTTTAAGAGATATTGATTTTCTTAAATTTTGGTTGATTACATCACAAGAAGGTAAACCTAATGAATAA
- a CDS encoding lipocalin-like domain-containing protein — translation MKKLALLFAGLSLLSISACKDDNTEQVYPLVGTWSPIKEVRTTIQASGAGVSDEISYTDCEKASRWVFNEGSTGKRKDSDDDSANPGQCIVSPDRMFTYIYNEDKSIQIKYVGTVEPEKGKVTLLNDTTLNLTIEDKTDPNKYYSVTYTMKRIPQ, via the coding sequence ATGAAGAAATTAGCATTGCTATTTGCAGGTTTATCATTATTGTCTATCTCAGCTTGTAAAGATGATAATACTGAACAAGTATATCCGCTGGTTGGGACATGGTCTCCAATTAAGGAAGTAAGAACAACCATTCAAGCTTCGGGAGCTGGTGTTTCCGATGAGATTAGTTATACTGATTGTGAAAAAGCCTCACGATGGGTTTTTAACGAAGGTTCTACAGGTAAAAGAAAAGATAGTGATGATGATTCGGCAAATCCGGGACAGTGTATTGTATCTCCGGACCGTATGTTTACCTATATTTATAATGAAGATAAAAGTATTCAAATAAAATATGTGGGGACAGTTGAGCCGGAGAAAGGAAAAGTAACCCTTCTTAATGACACTACATTGAATCTTACGATTGAAGATAAAACTGATCCTAATAAATATTATTCAGTAACATATACTATGAAGAGAATTCCTCAATAA
- a CDS encoding glycosyltransferase family 2 protein yields the protein MPLVSIITPCYNSSQFLKETIASVMNQTFKDWEWLITDDCSSDHSVEIIKSIEDPRIKLILSEKNRGAGHARNRSLEKASGRYITFLDADDFWEPEFLNEMLSFMQEEQAEIAYSNYARCNEELIPQLEDFKADKEVTFQNLLKTCRLSLLSSMYDSQRAGKEYFPEGSKREDHVMWLNLLKKIPAGKPLPKTMAKYRMHSKSISRKKQNIVKDQYLVYKDHMKFSTIKSLYYTVNWAINGFLKYSKIFN from the coding sequence ATGCCATTAGTTTCTATCATTACTCCCTGCTATAATTCTTCTCAGTTCCTGAAAGAAACCATTGCATCTGTAATGAATCAAACATTCAAAGACTGGGAATGGTTGATAACGGACGACTGTTCTTCGGATCATTCTGTTGAAATTATAAAAAGCATAGAGGATCCGAGAATAAAACTTATCCTTTCCGAAAAAAACAGGGGAGCGGGGCATGCAAGAAACAGGTCATTAGAAAAAGCATCAGGAAGATATATCACCTTTTTAGATGCTGATGACTTCTGGGAACCTGAATTTCTTAACGAAATGCTTAGTTTTATGCAAGAAGAGCAAGCCGAAATTGCCTATTCAAACTACGCAAGATGTAATGAAGAACTTATTCCTCAGCTCGAGGATTTTAAGGCAGACAAAGAAGTTACCTTTCAGAACCTTTTAAAAACCTGTCGTCTTTCCCTGCTTTCTTCCATGTATGATTCTCAACGGGCCGGAAAGGAATATTTTCCGGAAGGAAGTAAACGTGAAGATCATGTTATGTGGCTGAATCTGCTAAAAAAAATACCTGCAGGAAAACCACTTCCTAAAACCATGGCCAAATACAGAATGCATTCCAAGAGTATCTCCAGAAAAAAACAAAATATTGTAAAAGACCAGTATCTTGTTTACAAAGATCATATGAAGTTCTCCACCATAAAATCTTTGTACTATACTGTCAATTGGGCAATTAACGGGTTTCTTAAATACTCTAAAATTTTCAACTGA
- a CDS encoding energy transducer TonB yields the protein MANENVYDPNLTLDEIVFENRNKEYGAYDLRHQYPRLLTKSFIVGTALFLIAALSPFIYLTIKRLTAPPKQEVKADLVEILQEDKIIEQPKEEEPPPPPPPPKEEEKIEIIQNVVPEPVKAPKIETPPPPISKQLETTTGLVNQEGVKAPAYTPPPPPPSTGTKASTAEVKPQVSDTQVYTEVEQTAEFPGGINAFRKKVGENFDTSAIEGADGVVKGEVTFVVERDGSITDVKVTGSNSDFNAEAVRTVKSIKNKWAPAKINGQAVRYRYRLPLAMQPPE from the coding sequence ATGGCAAATGAAAATGTATACGATCCTAATCTTACCTTAGATGAGATTGTATTTGAAAATAGAAACAAGGAATATGGTGCATACGATTTAAGACATCAGTATCCAAGACTTCTGACGAAATCTTTTATCGTTGGAACAGCATTATTCCTTATTGCGGCCTTGTCTCCTTTCATTTATCTTACAATTAAGAGACTTACTGCTCCTCCTAAACAAGAAGTTAAGGCGGATTTGGTAGAAATTCTTCAGGAAGATAAAATTATTGAGCAGCCGAAAGAAGAAGAACCACCTCCACCACCTCCACCACCAAAAGAGGAGGAGAAAATTGAAATTATTCAAAATGTGGTTCCGGAGCCTGTAAAAGCTCCAAAGATTGAAACTCCACCACCACCAATTTCTAAGCAATTAGAAACAACGACTGGTTTGGTAAATCAGGAAGGGGTAAAAGCTCCGGCTTATACACCTCCACCACCACCACCTTCAACAGGAACTAAAGCTTCTACAGCTGAAGTTAAACCTCAAGTAAGTGATACTCAGGTTTATACAGAAGTGGAGCAAACTGCGGAATTCCCTGGAGGGATTAATGCCTTCAGAAAGAAAGTAGGAGAGAACTTTGATACTTCTGCAATCGAAGGAGCTGATGGTGTGGTAAAAGGTGAAGTAACTTTCGTTGTTGAAAGAGACGGAAGTATCACAGACGTTAAGGTTACAGGTTCAAACTCTGACTTTAATGCTGAAGCAGTGAGAACTGTTAAATCAATTAAAAACAAATGGGCGCCTGCTAAGATCAATGGTCAAGCTGTACGTTACAGATATAGACTACCTCTTGCAATGCAACCACCAGAATAA